From the Candidatus Paceibacterota bacterium genome, the window TTACGGACGTCGAACCAACTTGGCAATCCACTCTAGTTGTATCTAAAGGAGCCCTTTCTCACAACGCTCTCTTGGGTGTCGGACCAAATCGTTTTGACAGCCAATGGTTTCTGTCAAAGCCTGACGGTGTCAATCAAACGGATTTTTGGGATACGGCATTTAACTATGGCGTTGGTCTCATTCCAACTTTTCTCGTCACCACCGGTATTCTGGGAATTCTCGCCTGGCTGGCTTTCTTAGGCTTATTTGTCTATCTTGGTATTCGAGCCCTGTTCTCACGGGTTAAAGACCGATTTTCGCTTTATTTAATGGTTTCTTCCTTCTTTATCGCTCTTTATCTCTGGATTATTCACATTCTATATGTTCCGAGTCTCGTTACCTTATCAATGGCTTTCATCTTCACCGGACTTTTTCTAGCCTCTCTATTTCGGGAAGGAATTCTCGGCGAAAAACGCATTCATTATGTTCAGGACTCGCGTAAAGGATTTGCCGTCATTCTACTGCTCGTCCTTGTCATTATTGGCATTCTGACTTGGGGTTACTTTATTTCCAACAAAATAATGGCTTCCGTCTATGCCAATAAAGGAGTGATTGCCGTAAACAACAATAATATTACTGCCGCTGAAACCGACATGCTCCGAGCAGGCTCCCTCGATCGAAATCCGATTTATTATCGTCTGCTGGCGCAAGTGGAACTGACTCGCCTGAATGATTTGCTCTCGCAAAATAATCTGACCGCCAATTTAATCCAGACTCAATTTCAATCAATTCTAAGTAATGCCGTCTCGGCTGCCACTGTTTCCACCCAGCTTGATCCAACCGATTATCGCAACTGGATGGCTCTGGGATCGGTTTACCAGAGCGTGGTGCCTCTTGGGGTGAAGGATGCCGATACTAGCGCTGAAAGCGCCTATCAAGAAGCTCTGAAGCGCGATCCGCGAGATCCGGACATTTATCTTGCCCTGGCCCAATTAGAAGTAGCCCGCCGAAATGCCGATAAAGCAAAAGAAAATATTGTCAGTGCCTTGAAATTAAAAAATAATGATCTTCAGGCAATTTATCTCTTAGCTCAGATTCAGTTAGCTCAAAATGATTCGAATGGAGCAGTTCAGACAATGCTTGCCGCCACCACCGTTGCTCCGAACAATGCCAGTGTCTATTATCAGTTGGGTCTTTTGGAATATGGTTTGGGAAATTATGCTGATGCCGTGACCGTCTTTAATCAAGCGGTGGCTCTTATTCCAAATTATGCTGATGCCCGATATTATCTTGGCCTAAGCTTTTACAAGACTGGTCAAACCGCCGACGCCATTAACCAATTTCAGTACCTAGCTGACAATAATCCTGATAATTCGGTAGTTACTGCCATTCTCGCCAATCTGAAAGCCGGCCGCGACCCATTTAGTGGCTTAAATACTTCAAACGCTAATCAACCCTCTCAAAGCGCCAGTTCTACCAAAAAAACGGCTCAATAAGGCCGTTTAGCCCTGATGGTTCGCAAGTTTCTGAATATCTTTAATAAGGAGATAGGCGGCGTTCATGAGGCCGCCTATCTCCTCGGTTTTTTCGCCATTCTTTCCCAGCTTCTGGCCCTGATTCGTGATCGCTTGTTGGCCTACTATTTCGGGGCTGGTCAGACTCTCGATGTTTATTATGCCGCTTTTAGAATTCCGGATTTTATTTTTGCTTCCATTGCCTCACTCGTTTCCATTTCCGTGCTGATTCCATTTTTAGTGGAGCGGCTTGATCGAGACAAGGAAGAATCAAAAATTTTTCTCAATACCATTTTCACCGCCTTCTCGTTAGTAATGATTGTGGTATGTGTGGCGGCTTTCTTCTTAATTCCTTATCTTCTGAAAATTATTCTGCCGGCCCTGGCTAATGGCCCTCAACGCGACGAACTGATTACTTTATCAAGATTACTGCTTCTCTCGCCAATCTTTTTAGGCATTTCCAACTTTCTTGGTTCCATTACACAGACTTTTCGCCGATTCTTTCTTTACGCTACCAGTCCGATTATTTATAACGCCGCTATCATTTTCGGCATCATTTTTCTGCGGCCGCATTTTGGTTTGCGCGGCATTGTCTTCGGAGTAATTATCGGAGCATTTCTCCATTTCTTTATTCAGATTCCGTTTGTTAGAGGACAGGGGATGCTGCCTCACTTTATCGGTCGGCTGGACTGGAAAAAGGTGAAGCAAGTTATTTTTCTGTCACTGCCGCGTAC encodes:
- a CDS encoding tetratricopeptide repeat protein, translated to MAFLVLALYQILHLIAGPSSFLSFKYFLDVTANPIGKWNDLGVFSGVAVLLSLISLELLALSRGFKILSYIVLVVGLFLLALTNFTVIWNTPITIVTIIGFFALVFFVYFISSNNAEIQTAEGTTLARSRKLPLPSLIVLVFAVIFTLAVTPLSNFFNNYFHINVTDVEPTWQSTLVVSKGALSHNALLGVGPNRFDSQWFLSKPDGVNQTDFWDTAFNYGVGLIPTFLVTTGILGILAWLAFLGLFVYLGIRALFSRVKDRFSLYLMVSSFFIALYLWIIHILYVPSLVTLSMAFIFTGLFLASLFREGILGEKRIHYVQDSRKGFAVILLLVLVIIGILTWGYFISNKIMASVYANKGVIAVNNNNITAAETDMLRAGSLDRNPIYYRLLAQVELTRLNDLLSQNNLTANLIQTQFQSILSNAVSAATVSTQLDPTDYRNWMALGSVYQSVVPLGVKDADTSAESAYQEALKRDPRDPDIYLALAQLEVARRNADKAKENIVSALKLKNNDLQAIYLLAQIQLAQNDSNGAVQTMLAATTVAPNNASVYYQLGLLEYGLGNYADAVTVFNQAVALIPNYADARYYLGLSFYKTGQTADAINQFQYLADNNPDNSVVTAILANLKAGRDPFSGLNTSNANQPSQSASSTKKTAQ